A genomic stretch from Primulina huaijiensis isolate GDHJ02 chromosome 14, ASM1229523v2, whole genome shotgun sequence includes:
- the LOC140957904 gene encoding ubiquinol oxidase, mitochondrial-like isoform X1, with protein sequence MNRLVVSSVMKRVVTGGGFTSSSGTFHVFGEVAKGQSLGFSVGWRRLMSSAAEHSSSGMEKKGSHDVALEKAEKGGISSYWGITRPKITKEDGTEWVWNCFMPWETYHSNLSIDLHKHHVPKKFLDKVAYRTVKLLRIPTDLFFKRRYGCRAMMLETVAAVPGMVGGMLLHLRSLRKFQQSGGWIKALLEEAENERMHLMTMVELVQPKWYERLLVLTVQGVFFNAFFVLYVMSPKLAHRVVGYLEEEAIHSYTEYLKDIESGAIKNVPAPAIAIDYWRLPKDATLKDVITVIRADEAHHRDVNHFASDVHFHGKELRDSPAPVGYH encoded by the exons ATGAATCGCTTGGTGGTGAGTTCAGTGATGAAGCGTGTGGTTACCGGCGGTGGATTTACCAGTTCTTCGGGTACGTTTCATGTGTTTGGGGAGGTGGCGAAGGGTCAGAGTTTGGGCTTCTCGGTGGGATGGAGGCGGTTGATGAGCTCCGCGGCCGAGCATTCGTCGTCGGGGATGGAGAAGAAGGGGAGTCACGACGTGGCGCTGGAGAAGGCGGAGAAAGGTGGAATTTCGAGCTATTGGGGAATCACGAGGCCTAAGATTACTAAAGAAGATGGGACCGAGTGGGTTTGGAACTGCTTCATG CCATGGGAAACTTATCATTCGAACTTGTCAATTGATCTTCACAAGCATCATGTTCCGAAGAAATTTCTTGATAAAGTAGCATACCGAACAGTGAAGCTTCTTAGAATTCCTACAGACCTATTTTTCAAG AGGCGGTATGGATGTCGAGCGATGATGCTTGAAACTGTGGCTGCTGTTCCTGGTATGGTAGGAGGAATGCTTTTGCATCTCAGGTCGCTGCGCAAATTTCAGCAAAGTGGTGGTTGGATTAAAGCATTACTTGAAGAAGCTGAAAACGAGAGGATGCACTTAATGACCATGGTAGAGCTTGTGCAGCCTAAATGGTATGAGAGACTTCTGGTGCTCACAGTTCAAGGAGTTTTCTTCAATGCCTTCTTTGTACTGTACGTGATGTCTCCGAAACTGGCTCATAGAGTTGTTGGTTACTTAGAAGAAGAGGCCATACATTCATATACCGAGTACTTGAAGGATATCGAAAGTGGTGCCATTAAAAATGTCCCTGCTCCAGCTATTGCCATTGACTACTGGAGACTTCCTAAAGATGCAACTCTGAAGGATGTTATCACTGTCATCCGGGCCGATGAAGCACACCATCGAGATGTTAACCATTTTGCTTCG GATGTTCATTTCCATGGAAAGGAATTAAGAGACTCACCAGCTCCTGTTGGGTACCATTAA
- the LOC140957904 gene encoding ubiquinol oxidase, mitochondrial-like isoform X2 — MNRLVVSSVMKRVVTGGGFTSSSGTFHVFGEVAKGQSLGFSVGWRRLMSSAAEHSSSGMEKKGSHDVALEKAEKGGISSYWGITRPKITKEDGTEWVWNCFMRRYGCRAMMLETVAAVPGMVGGMLLHLRSLRKFQQSGGWIKALLEEAENERMHLMTMVELVQPKWYERLLVLTVQGVFFNAFFVLYVMSPKLAHRVVGYLEEEAIHSYTEYLKDIESGAIKNVPAPAIAIDYWRLPKDATLKDVITVIRADEAHHRDVNHFASDVHFHGKELRDSPAPVGYH, encoded by the exons ATGAATCGCTTGGTGGTGAGTTCAGTGATGAAGCGTGTGGTTACCGGCGGTGGATTTACCAGTTCTTCGGGTACGTTTCATGTGTTTGGGGAGGTGGCGAAGGGTCAGAGTTTGGGCTTCTCGGTGGGATGGAGGCGGTTGATGAGCTCCGCGGCCGAGCATTCGTCGTCGGGGATGGAGAAGAAGGGGAGTCACGACGTGGCGCTGGAGAAGGCGGAGAAAGGTGGAATTTCGAGCTATTGGGGAATCACGAGGCCTAAGATTACTAAAGAAGATGGGACCGAGTGGGTTTGGAACTGCTTCATG AGGCGGTATGGATGTCGAGCGATGATGCTTGAAACTGTGGCTGCTGTTCCTGGTATGGTAGGAGGAATGCTTTTGCATCTCAGGTCGCTGCGCAAATTTCAGCAAAGTGGTGGTTGGATTAAAGCATTACTTGAAGAAGCTGAAAACGAGAGGATGCACTTAATGACCATGGTAGAGCTTGTGCAGCCTAAATGGTATGAGAGACTTCTGGTGCTCACAGTTCAAGGAGTTTTCTTCAATGCCTTCTTTGTACTGTACGTGATGTCTCCGAAACTGGCTCATAGAGTTGTTGGTTACTTAGAAGAAGAGGCCATACATTCATATACCGAGTACTTGAAGGATATCGAAAGTGGTGCCATTAAAAATGTCCCTGCTCCAGCTATTGCCATTGACTACTGGAGACTTCCTAAAGATGCAACTCTGAAGGATGTTATCACTGTCATCCGGGCCGATGAAGCACACCATCGAGATGTTAACCATTTTGCTTCG GATGTTCATTTCCATGGAAAGGAATTAAGAGACTCACCAGCTCCTGTTGGGTACCATTAA
- the LOC140957529 gene encoding ubiquitin carboxyl-terminal hydrolase 4-like → MLDGVTLTMGVTGSKLEKALGDQFPEGERYFGLENFGNTCYCNSVLQALYFCAPFREQLLEHSSNNKTSEADENLLTCLAELYSQISSQKKKTGVIAPKRFVQRVRKENDLFRGYMHQDAHEFLNFLLNELVDTLEKESQKVPSIQHTSSVEGLANGLSNGPINGVKKEPLVTWVHKIFQGTLTNETKCLRCETVTARDETFLDLSLDIEQNSSITSCLKNFSSTETLNAEDKFFCDKCCSLQEAQKRMKIKKPPHILVIHLKRFKYMEQLNRHKKLSYRVVFPLELKLTCTMDDADSEYSLFAVVVHVGSGPNHGHYVSLVKSHNHWLLFDDETVEMIEESAIQTYFGSANEYAPNIDHGYILFYESMAADDNKS, encoded by the exons ATGCTGGATGGTGTCACACTTACGATGGGTGTGACGGGTTCCAAGTTAGAGAAGGCTTTGGGCGATCAGTTTCCCGAGGGAGAGCGGTATTTCGGGTTGGAGAATTTCGGAAACACTTGCTATTGCAACAGCGTGCTCCAG GCTCTTTATTTCTGTGCCCCATTTCGTGAACAACTGTTGGAACATTCTTCAAATAACAAAACAAGCGAAGCAGATGAAAATCTCTTGACTTGTCTTGCAGAGCTGTACTCACAG ATAAGTTCACAGAAGAAGAAAACTGGTGTAATAGCTCCAAAACGCTTTGTACagagagtaagaaaagaaaatgaccTTTTCCGAGGATACATGCATCAG GACGCCCATGAATTTTTGAACTTTTTGTTGAATGAACTTGTCGACACTCTGGAGAAAGAGTCTCAAAAGGTGCCAAGTATTCAGCATACTTCTTCTGTTGAGGGTCTTGCAAATGGGCTAAGCAACGGCCCCATAAATGGTGTTAAGAAGGAACCATTAGTGACCTGGGTGCACAAAATTTTTCAG GGTACTCTTACCAATGAGACAAAATGTTTAAGGTGTGAGACTGTTACAGCAAGGGATGAGACATTCTTAGATCTAAGCCTTGATATTGAACAAAACAGTTCAATTACTAGCTGCCTCAAGAACTTCAGCTCCACTGAAACCCTGAATGCCGAAGATAAATTCTTCTGCGATAAGTGCTGCAG TTTGCAAGAAGCACAGAAGAGGATGAAGATAAAGAAACCTCCACATATCCTTGTCATTCATCTCAAGCGATTCAAGTACATGGAGCAGCTAAACCGGCACAAGAAGTTATCCTATCGCGTAGTGTTCCCTTTGGAACTAAAACTCACCTGCACCATGGACGACGCTGACTCAGAGTACTCATTATTTGCCGTGGTGGTACACGTGGGGAGTGGGCCGAATCATGGGCATTATGTCAGTCTCGTCAAAAGTCACAATCACTGGCTGCTATTTGATGATGAAACTGTGGAGATGATTGAGGAGTCGGCTATCCAGACGTACTTCGGATCAGCTAACGAGTATGCTCCAAATATAGATCATGGATACATTCTCTTCTACGAGAGCATGGCTGCTGATGATAACAAGAGCTGA